gacgctatagcgtAATTGGTCAATTCCGATATATGCGGAAGTGTTCGTTCTCAACTATCCATTTGTAGGTGTCGACGAGTCAGCATGAAGCGCGTTGGACGGTGGGAGGATATACAGCGCTTTGTGCAGTAATGGTTTGGGTAGGAAGAGTGGCTAGTGACTGATTGTTCGACAACGCCGGCAGCCGTTGGGGAGACAGGCTCGTGGCCGGCGGTCAAAGGTTCGTCAGAAGGCCAGGGTCATTACCTTTTTGCATGTAAACCGAAAAGCTTCTCTGACCCGACACCGTAGCTTCAGGAAGCCGCCGGAGACAGCAGAGATTATTGCTACGAGGCGCAACAAagaacccccccctccccccctcccccaatgaGAGATGGCACGACAGCGACCTTCACGGCTTACCGCAAAGTCGTGGGAAccgcacggggggggggggggggggggtcataacTGAAGGCGTTCGAGGAAGGCGTCGGATCGACTCGTGCAGAGGGGGTCTCTGGagtccgacattttttttttcttttactgtgaGAGACGGTTTCGTGTGCACTATTAAAGTTGTACGGCGGGGCGCCCGATTCGGAAAGCCAATTGCTTTTGGGGAGGCCGCTCTGTGCATCGCATTTTGTAACTGATTTGATGACTTTTTTGGATTTTGTGTTTTGGGGAAGAGTTTTAGATGCTCTGcgtcttcggctatgccgaggagCGAAGATTTCCctgtcagccagtttttttttttttcaagcgatgtttattgcctcagggcatataggttatgaaatgagagatgaggaagatgcttaaataaatgaaaaaaggtgggctgatctaatgaaatcaagtagtgaacgatgatatggaccctgtgtccaggcagtaTAGGAATCCGCATTGTCCTGTGAGAGACCCACAGCCGCCAGGTGCCAAAttttcgtcggcttcagcgccgggcgaacctacaacaggtggtggatatccaccTCGCAGTCTCtgctcttgcagactggacacccggggaaGGGATAAAATATTTGAAATGCGGCCAGTTGTGTGTCGCAGcgggagttagggcaaccccgacccgtatcctccgaagcgccccctcctctgcacgggtaagaccacgggggagggttacagcacacggagggattagagcacgtgtgcggcgccggaggtgttcctgtcctattaaaaggagggtggtgtcatccagagtgaggactcgaggcaaagacgagttTGGGGTCGAAAgacgggtcgcagaatctgcacggctttgtgcgctcagtaggtcacgcgggacccactcaatacggatttgctgcgggatgcgtgccgctagacgatggatgtcttggcagatttctggggtgcgactgaagCGTCGtggtaggcgtgtgacgtgaagggcgtcggtgcgaatgacaatgcgggccgtaggtagcatgggaacggtggccacagagcaaagtgcctcttgaatcGCAaacatctccgcacagaaggaggaaggaggttctgagaggagaaaccttgacgttttgttcagggtagatttgcaaggacagtaaactgccgttgttgtttcgcaggcctggatgcttgcgtcaacgtacataacgatggagccatgcggcagattgaaGTCTTGCTCTgcaattcggtcgcgaaacgacgatgccgcgcgggtagatgatggccgacgtagatcagttggtttgttgtcgcttaggcgctgttacgtttggagactccaacatgccaagaatattaaagccactgggaatcatcaatctaccgaggcttcaaagggccgtcgatgtggttgcagcgctacgagtgcaggtggtggcgtctacaagggtcccccccccccccccccccccctgctgtttacggggtgaaacggctccccgctgtctgagaacggctttggtgaacttgtcttttgttctcaacgccggacccaacatttttctcccggaggggacggcgggggagccggcgagcggcggaactgcaaatcagccgtgacaaatgcggccgggtttgactaagccaacgtctctggaatcttcgtgcttcgaaaacaacttcgacttagactgtgctttcccacacccatacgtgaaagcttctgcgaactgcggtgggatccattcgccccacgctaccgctgtgaagtgcaggtgaatgaccttcgacgctctcaatgggacccccttcgggctattcatcactgaagcctggacagcgcggacactaatctgccagaagtggcaagagtgtgtggctgggggcggacccggaagactggacacgtgatctacatcacagtgattcgacgcatttttaatgaactagattccccaactagggacctggggacagcggaccctatttaagcagcgatctggcgtgtgttcgccagctcccgattcactctttcaatctttgtataaatgtaaataaacccttcagtctcttcttcacctcgaagaccctctcatctcttcgtcaaccccactacagcagtctcccgatccggaacccggggacaccgaccttggcgagagacggcacaggcgaacccggggcccgcatctaacaactggttggcagcggttggatcgaccatgcggcgtggtgttgcttctgtgggtgagtgcttgaactttgcttgagattcgccaggcttcaattgtttgggttagtacattgaactgctgggaatcgagggaagttgatcagtgagtctgattGCGTGTGGCTCACGTCAACAGTtattcagcaaagtcaaggctcagagcagcaaacatggatctaatgaagttgctaaggtcagatttgctgtcattgtgtgatgagttgggtgtagatgtagaggagaagatgaaaaagtcacacatttgcacattgctcttggaaaccgctaATGAAGAAACAGTtagcgatacgtgggaactcctcaaagctgagcgaaagaaaaaggaagatgagcgaaagaaagaggaagatgagcgaaagaaagaggaaactgagcgaaagaaagaggaaactgagcgaaagagagaggaaaatgagcgccaacggctagcggccgagcgagaggaacgggagctcagaaggttacagCTTGCGAATGACCAAAAGAAACTGGAATGTGAGAGTTCGAGAGGCATGACTCCAGAGAGAGTGAGTCAGGCCGAATCGTTTCCTATGGACAGATTGATGCAGCCGTATAAGATTGGCGAGGATCTTGGTTATTACCTCGTGAATTTCGAGAGGACGTGTGAGAAACGGAGTTACGCTAAGGAGACCTGGCCACAAAAGCTACTAATGGTGTTACCCTGTGAGGCGGCCACTATAGTCGCGAGGCTTGACGCGAAAGATgccgatgactacgagaaggttaAAGCGAGTTTGCTAAGAAAGTACCGACTTTCGGCAGAAGAATTCCGACAGCGGTTCAGAGGTGCCAGCAAGAGAAGCAGCGAGAGCTATGCAGAATTCGCATTCAGTTTGAAAGCGAACCTTACAGAGTGGTTGAAGGGCGCGGAGGCATATGACACCAAAGATAAGGTTGTCGAATGTGTAGGCCTCGAGCAGTTCTATAACAGTATCCCTGAGGCCGTTAAGTTATGGGTGCAAGACAGAGAAAATGTGAGCACAGTGGAGAAAGCTGCAGAACTAGCGGACGAATATGCAACACGGAGAAAGCTGAGTTCCGAGTCAAGCGAGTCTGAAAAGAAAGCGTTCGGTTTAAGGAAGCGTTTCATTCCCAAAAATCGATCGCAATTTAGGAATCGCGACACAGTTGAGGGCACTAAACAGGCCCCAGAAAAAACTGAGGATCGTGCCAAGCAGGCCGGAGCTCAGAAAGCATTGACgaaggagttcgaggccaggaagCCGTTCCGTTGTTTCAACTGTCAGGAAACTGGACATATTGCAGCAAGGTGTACGAAGACGCGATTAGCTTTCTCATATGCCAACGACAGTGATGAGAATTTGGAACTTCTGCGTCCATATATTCACGAACTGCAAGTAAATGGAAAATTGTGCAGGGTCCTTCGGGACAGCGGGGCAACAATGGACATTGTTCATCCCTCATATGTCAAGGAGGAAGACTTTACTGGGGAAGTAGCATGGATAAGACAGGTACTAGAAAATCAGAGTGTGTGCCTGCCTATGGCAAGGGTGGTGATTTCCGGCCCGTTCGGCGAGCTAGTGACAGAAGCCGCCGTCTCGTCGGCTGTTTCATTGCAGTACCCGTATCTATTCTCCAATAAGTCAAATCAGCTGCTTTGCGATCGAGGTCAGAAGCTGGCTGAGGGGACAGTGAAAGCCCTGACTAGGTCCAAATCACGCGAGCTTGCTTCCAAGCTTAGGTACAGCCAGGAATCAGAGGCAACTGGTGAGAGGGAGGGAATTCCCGAGATTGCGgaacaaagcaaagaaaaggcagttcgagcacatgaacagcagcaggaacctgTTACCGAAGGTAGCCCCATCGATGCCAGCCTACAAGAAGCGTGCAGTCCAGACTCCATGTTATTGCCCACCTGCCTGTGCATGGATCGCTTGTTGCGCGTTGACAGAGACTCCTTAATCACAGAACAGGAAAGAGACCCTAGCTTGTCAAAGTTACACTTCATAGCCAAGGAGGGTATTGCTAGGCGTAACGTGACATTGCACCACAAAGGCGGATTGCTGTATCGCCATTACAGGGACAAAAAGGGGAAGAcgcttgatcagctggtcgtgcctgaaaagtaccgctctgaccttttaggcctctgtcacggaaacagttggtcagggcacttaggtgtaaacaaaacgaaggaaaggctgcttggggaatactactggccgggatgtttccgagatgctgaacgctacgtgcagtcatgcgacgcgtgtcagcgcaccggaaaaccaggagaaagaTGGAAGGCCCCGCTAAAGCTGGTGCCGCTTATCTCGGAGCCTTTTCGACGTCTGGTCATTGACACCGTCGGGCCACTACCCAGAACTAAGTCAGGCTATAAGTACGTACTCACTATGATATGCCCTGCTACCAAGTTCCCGGAGGCGGTGCCGCTAAAGGAGCTTAGCTCGGCAGAGATAGTGGACGGTCTCCTGTCCGTTTTCGCTCGAATTGGCTTTCCGGCAGAAATTCAGGCTGATCAGGGGACAGTTTTCACGAGCGCACTCACAACCACGTTCTTACAGAGGTGTGGGGTGAGGTTGATTCatagctcccgattcactctttcaatctttgtataaatgtaaataaacccttcagtctcttcttcaactcgaagaccctctcatctcttcgtcaaccccactacagcagtctcccgatccggaacccggggacaccgaccttggcgagagacggcacaggcgaaccaggggcccgcatctaacaactggtggcagcggtgggatccattcgccccacgctaccgctgtgaagtgcaggtgaatgaccttcgacgctctcagtgggacccccttcgggctattcatcactgaagcctggacagcgcggacactaatctgccagaagtggcaagagtgtgtggctgggggcggacccggaagactggacacgtgatctacatcacagtgattcgacgcatttttaatgaactagattccccaactagggacctggggacagcggaccctatttaagcagcgatctggcgtgtgttcgccagctcccgattcactctttcaatctttgtataaatgtaaataaacccttcagtctcttcttcacctcgaagaccctctcatctcttcgtcaaccccactacagcagtctcccgatccggaacccggggacaccgaccttggcgagagacggcacaggcgaaccaggggcccgcatctaacagcgcacaaaacgccagggaggaagaactggcttGGGCGGCTGtggaatggagtgcgatgaagcatacgccccgagtgcacacgttgtgtgtgtaaggtttcATTTTAGgaggcgagcatcgcgtcgttgctgcaccagctcatctagtgtattcagctgcgcatgttcttggagcgccacgatcggggtaatgcggggaaggcaagtgatgaccctcattgcctctcaatTAACAGCTTCTAGGCGATCCCTCTGAGCCCTCGTCAAAttctggaattgggcttggtaaacgaggcgcggttgcacaaccgcccgcaccaactgtcgtgcaacatgagagcgggcttcGCCTGTTTTAAAAGataatgcgtctaatcagaccaaacgcctgaattgcttgctttttagcccgagaaagccaagcagtacctgttcctgactcgtgtattgtcaagcccaagatttttacggtcgaactttcttgaattggagctccggatagatggagacgaattggtgttgcagcgagtttacggcgcccccagcggttggcgactgacacgaacgtggtttcgctcactgaaagctgaagatcaattgaagaaaaataagtcgacgtaatatctatggctgattgtagggctgcggcttgagtcatcaggtcggtgtgagtgctccacaccgttatgccatcagcatacaataagaacttaatctcagagacatcatgtaagcgccaagcaagggggataaaagcaatattaaataaagttggcgataacaccgatccctggggaacgccgcgaagaggcacaaatgattcgacggcctcaccactgaggcgtatgacaaagtgtcggccttcaaggaaggatttaacaaaattgcgcactctaacggagaaatgcagcatgtcaagcgattccggGATGGCAGCATGAcggatattatcgtacgccttttcaacgtccatggccagtatacattgtggctgcgagttgaggccagaactgctgacgccaagacagccagttcATCTTCtctacctatggacgtacgaaagccaatttgggctggatggtagaaaccatggtgctcaagcccccactacagtcgtgtggcaagcatttttcgGCAAGCTTGcacaatgttggcgtaagcgatataggccgggagtttccgaggtctgtcggcagcttccccggctttggtatggggatcacaatagccgatccCCATACTCCAGTTACCCAGTTACTCGCTTTAACGTGTTGAACTTTTCGTAAATCTCCCCTAATTATAGTTCATTTTCGCGTCAATTCCCGCCGTTGCAGGTCGTCATTACGCCGTCACCGACAGGGCACCTCAGATGCAAGGAGCCTTCAAGCCCACAAATCGTCTCGAAGGCGCACCCCTGGTGGAAGGGAAAGCCTCATCAGTAACTTTGCAACATTCATACATCCGTTGGAGTCCTCATaacactcctggtgcagtggtgcagcggttaagcgctcGGATGCGATGGAAGGGGCTGCCGCTGATAGGGCTGATAGGGACCCAGGTTGCTCCCCCCGGGCGagtaatcattaatttaactgccaccaggcATGGTGGGAAGTTTGCTAACTATCCTGTAGGCAGGTTGTGGTGAAGCCGCAACGCCACATTACCTAGGTGGcgcacctgcctcctaggttgctcgcTGGAGACTATCTGCAAGAGCCATGCCCGtattttttcgctcacaacaccgacaccaCAATTTTTGGagaacggggcccttaacgctatcgcgttatcgcgttaaaatgcaTAAGTATTAGATGGCAACAATAACACGATTACAGTTAAGACTACGTGTTTTAAAACACGAAAAGAAGATGAACGCGAAAATAGAAATCTTTTACTCAATATAACGGGTGATGAAtcaatgagtaaaaaaaaaatgactgactAATCAGTGTGGATTGGTGAAATGAAAATTAAGCGCCCTTGCACTTCGGTTTTTACTTCGGTTTCGGTGTTTCGCTTTCACTGGAGGGTAcgattaagcttcgccttaaggttACGATGCGGCAGTCTTAATGggtaatgcccatacatgcggaattgctCATTCTTTACTTTAtgttcatatatccctgggagtcctcataccactgctggtGCAGCAGTAATGcataagcgatgcgccgctgcccagtgatggcaggtgctgtcatcggTGGTGCTTGTGAGACGCAGATTGCTCTTCCCATGCAGCCTCTCACGACCGATCATTAATAACTGCCACATGGCATGGTGCGCAGATTGCTCACATTCTGGTGgacaggttgtggtgacgtcacaagagCTGGTGACCTAGGCGGCTCGCCTGGCCCGTAAGGGGGCCACCTacggcaggttgcccacaacgcagtgggaaaaaaagaggaacctCACAGGTAATGGCTAAGCAGCTGAGTGCGAGCTGTAGTGTTAACGCACTAAAATGTTTATAGAGCCGAGCGAAGCGTTTTCTGCCGGTTGGCTGGAGGCCCTAGTCCAGAGGCTCTACAGAGACTGCAGCAGTTCGCGCCCGGCCCACCAGGAGTTGGTGGTCTTCCAGGGTCAAGCTGAGcaaagcttcctcccactgctcctgtGATGGGTTTAGCGTAATGAGGAATGACATATTGCGTTGGCAGCTCTACGAAGAGCGATATAGTGTGGCCACCTTCCCGCAGAGTGAACAGACGGTGTATAGAAAGTGAATAATAGGaggaagttgaaaaaaaaagactggcgtTTGCTATGTGGCCTGGAGTGCATGTCCACAAGCAGCATTTTAGAAGCGAACAGTAGCGCACATGCAGCTGGCATGAGGCGGTTTAGATGGATGATCTCTCTGCAGGCTGCACTGACGCTGGCGCCTTGTCCAAGACAAATGCAAAATGCTTCAAAATATATATTGCtgcgctactaactactctagtggcgccatacagcggctaaactgcatttcctggcagttggcaagccttgagccatctcggggctagatgctttgtcttcttcatctctcgtgctgcttgctgccttgcgcgttccaacgtcttgcgcgtctaattaaaacaagtaaaccagccctgcttacgcaaaccgtttctcagtgacaatatttgTGTTCAGCTTTCgattcggcggagcagacgtgcatGTAGGAGCAAGGTCGGGTGTGCGCTTCAGGCACCTTCAGCAGTGATCGGCCAGGTGACCTTTCGCTGTTTGTGCGTTCATGGCTGTGAAATGCTGGCGAAGTGTATAGTTAAAGCTTAATCTAGTCTGCTGAATACTATAAACGACAGTGCTCTacaacactccccccccccccccctctccccagcAACGTGGCGTGCCTGACCAGCCACGGACGAGCTGACGGACAGGTCTGGTTTTGAGACCCTGGCGCCGGATATCCTCGACCTTTAATTCTGCACCGCAATAAAGTTTTCTATTTCTCTAAGGAATCAATTTTCGCATTATTTGCGAGTTGCACACTGCTCGCGAATTTTCGGACGAGACATCAACTTTTCATTAAAAGAAAGTATCTCATAACGTCAGCACGCAAATCCTACCTGCAACTATAGGCATGTGCGGAAGTAACTGTAGCCCCATTCTGAAAGGGATATGTTTAAAGAGTAATCTTATTAACCCACCGCCCGAGTTTCTGATCCTACGTTTTCTGTTATTTGCGTCTTTAGGTCAAATGATTTACCACTCCCTCAAATATCCGGAAACCAGCAACAAGCACAAAGCCTTCATGTATTGCGAGAGGTTTTGAGAACAAGGTTCTATATTTCCCGTGTGAACAACATGAATGTACGCAGAAAAGACGTATTTATGTCCTGGCTGATCCTGCCCGCGGAATCTTTaagctatcagctttaaattgagcacggctgacagcggcgggcattctgttcgacgaccgccgagcacgcttgttggtacgccgccgccgagtgattcagtccattgcgggcacaagtcagcccaaagtcagcgctcgtgtttgtgtctcttcATTATTGTctcgtctgtcgcactgttatttATGAGCCCAAATAAAGAGCTTCGTTTGGACATCATTTTCGcggcctttctgctctccggactgcagtcaccacttcgtgacaatatcctTCATAGTTTCCGAGAAAGCGTTTGACAGTAATTGCTCTCTGGTTTCAACTCTGGACTAAATTATTGGATCTTCCAATCTGCTCATTTAGACCAGTGATGTGGCCCTGACACAGCTACAATGAACGGGAGTGAGACGTCATTGCTCATGGACCGCAGGCTACCGATATGGTAGGATACATTCATACTGGGCTGGTTCATGACATTACATATGAGAATATTACAAAAATGATGAACAGATTTGTATTAATGTATTTGTTTCAAAAGATATGGCAAAGTTCATGCACTGATAATTGTTACCTGAACTTTGATATCTGAGAGTCACCGGGAAAATAGCCGCCATCCTGTGAATTTGCACTGAGCTCCAGAATGACCTACTGTCAAGTACTGCAATAATCTGACTCAGAAGAAGGCGGATAACAATAAAAACTGAGAGTAGTGCAGATAGCTTTCACGTGACGCCAATGGAGTGGTGATGGCACAGAAGATTTCAACGTTTTTGAGGCGGTAAGCGGATAAGGCACACGTGCAGTTTTCTGCTGTGCATTTGGTCCATCAACATGGCAGCCTCAGTGACTTcaatgcaaaacattgaaaaaaaaaacaacgtaaaaCTTCATATGATGGATACAGCACTGCGCTCACATTTTCCCACCATTGACGCTGTTCACGGTGACAAAAATTTACGTTCGTGTCATAAGTTATCACGAAAGTACGAAGTAAATTACAAATACAGGAAGATAGATTTCGGCACAAAATGCCGGAAACGAGTACAGATACCCGCTGGAAGCACGGCAGTAATGCTACTTACAATGAATAAAAAATAGAGTGTACCCTTTCGTGTTCTCTATGTGGGAAATTTCGCGTGGTCTTCGCCGTGCTTTCCCTATCTTTAGCGACCCTTTACACACCCGGATAGCCTCTGCAGCGCAGACAAGAGTGGTTGTGCGGACAAGGACACGCACCCTTTTTGATGTAGTCCAGCGCTCTCGCCTTGTCCTCGGGAGAGATTCGCCCGACGGTGTCCAGATATTGGTAGGCGTACAGCGTGGGCGCCAGTTTGCTCATGGTCTGTTCGCCGCAGCcagtcggcagcag
The Amblyomma americanum isolate KBUSLIRL-KWMA chromosome 3, ASM5285725v1, whole genome shotgun sequence genome window above contains:
- the LOC144122857 gene encoding uncharacterized protein LOC144122857 — encoded protein: MDLMKLLRSDLLSLCDELGVDVEEKMKKSHICTLLLETANEETVSDTWELLKRKKEETERKREENERQRLAAEREERELRRLQLANDQKKLECESSRGMTPERVSQAESFPMDRLMQPYKIGEDLGYYLVNFERTCEKRSYAKETWPQKLLMVLPCEAATIVARLDAKDADDYEKVKASLLRKYRLSAEEFRQRFRGASKRSSESYAEFAFSLKANLTEWLKGAEAYDTKDKVVECVGLEQFYNSIPEAVKLWVQDRENVSTVEKAAELADEYATRRKLSSESSESEKKAFGLRKRFIPKNRSQFRNRDTVEGTKQAPEKTEDRAKQAGAQKALTKEFEARKPFRCFNCQETGHIAARCTKTRLAFSYANDSDENLELLRPYIHELQVNGKLCRVLRDSGATMDIVHPSYVKEEDFTGEVAWIRQVLENQSVCLPMARVVISGPFGELVTEAAVSSAVSLQYPYLFSNKSNQLLCDRGQKLAEGTVKALTRSKSRELASKLRYSQESEATGEREGIPEIAEQSKEKAVRAHEQQQEPVTEGSPIDASLQEACSPDSMLLPTCLCMDRLLRVDRDSLITEQERDPSLSKLHFIAKEGIARRNVTLHHKGGLLYRHYRDKKGKTLDQLVVPEKYRSDLLGLCHGNSWSGHLGVNKTKERLLGEYYWPGCFRDAERYVQSCDACQRTGKPGERWKAPLKLVPLISEPFRRLVIDTVGPLPRTKSGYKYVLTMICPATKFPEAVPLKELSSAEIVDGLLSVFARIGFPAEIQADQGTVFTSALTTTFLQRCGVVVTSQELVT